GCGCGGTGGCTGGCCGAGGACGGCAGCGCCGCCATCGCGGGCCGCGCCTACACGCCGCCGGTCGGTGAGTCGCTGTGGGAGCCGACGCACCCCAACTACCGTCCGGCCGTCGAGCCCTACTGGTCGCAGGTCCGCCCCATGGTGCTGCGCAGCGCCGACGAGGTGCGTCCGATCGACCACGTCCCCTTCTCCACCGAGCCGGGGTCGGCGTTCTGGCAGCAGGCGGACACGGTCTACCAGACCTCGAAGACGCTCACCGACGAGCAGCGTGCCATCGCACGGTTCTGGACCGACAACCCGCTGCTGTCGGGCCTGCCGTCCGGACACTGGATGCTCACGGTCGCCCAGGTCGCCCGGGCCCGTGGCCTGTCGCTGGCCGACACGCTCGAGGCCTACGCGCGTCTCGGCGTCACCCTCCACGACGCCTTCCTCAACTGCTGGACCTGGAAGTACCGCTTCAACCTGCTGCGGCCCAGCACCTACGTGCGGCGTCACATCGACCCCGAGTGGGTCACCTTCGTCAACAGCCCCCAGTTCCCGGAGTACACCTCGGGCCACTCGGTCGCCTCGCGGGCGGCCTCCACGGTCCTGACCGAGATGTTGGGAAGCTTCGCCTACGTCGACGACAGCCACCGTGACCGGGGCCTGCCCGCCCGCTCGTTCGACTCCTTCCACCACGCCGCGAACGAGGCCGCCCAGTCGCGGCTCTACGGCGGTATCCACTTCCCGATGGGCATCGAGAACGGCAAGGCCCAGGGCGACCACGTCGGCGCCCTCGTCCTGGCCCGCCTGCGCACCCGGAAGTGAGTGCGCGTGGCGGGCGCCGTTGACCCGACACGCCTTCGCCACCGCACCCGAGAACCCTCCGCCGCCCCGGCGGAGCCCACTGCCCGACGATCGCTGGGCACGATGAAAGGAACGCGAATGTCGCTCACCACCAAGATTGCTGCAGCGGCAGTTGTCGCTGCGGTGCCGCTGGCGCTCGCCGCGGCCCCGGCCCAGGCAGGCACCCGCTGGACCGAGCGCTCGAGCGGCTCGTTCGCCGAGACCACCTGGCTCGAGATGGGCGAGCTTCCGGGGGTTGGCGGCAACGCGCACGTGGGCTGGTTGCGGGTCGAGGGGGACAGGAACCCGATGGTCTTCGGTGAGATCACCGACTGGACGTGCCCCGAGGGTGTGCTGCCGCCGATGTTCGGCGGTGGCCACGGCGAGGAGCCCCCGGAGAGCGAGTGCGCCATGGAGTCGCAGCGCTACCTCTACAGCGCCGGGCCGGCCACGCTCACCGTCGACCGCAAGCTCAGCAAGGCCACGCTCACCGGCCCGCTCGAGGTGGCCAACCACGACGGCGGCACCACGGCCCAGCCCATGGCCAACATCACCTGGACCGGCTTCGGCGGCACCTTCACCAGCACCGTCTACGACAAGTACACCGACGACCAGGGCAACCGCTTCACCACGCGGCGCACCGAGACCGCACGCGAGGGCGCCCTGTCGGGCACCATCGGCGCGATGGGCTTCGACGACGACGCCGACGACCGGGCGTACGGCTACTTCGGCACCTTCAAGACCGCCTCCACCTCGGTCAACCCCTGACCTCACGCGCCGGGGCGCGGGCCTTGCCGGCTCGCGCCCCGGTGGTCGGTCCGGGGCAGGATGGGGGCATGAGCGCACCGGACTGGAGCACACCCGAGGGCCTGAAGGCGATCAAGGAGCAGGTCGCCGCCACGATCCCCGGCTGGCAGGCCCCCACCGCGTATGCCGTCGGCATCAGCTCCGCGTCGAGCTCGCCCGAGCCGGACTTCCCCCACGTCAACCGCCCCGGGGGCGCTCACAACCTCCCGGCCGTGGTGCTGGCGAAGGTGCTCGGCCACGACGGCTCCACGGCGACCCTCGAGCTCACCGGTGCCCAGCTCGAGGCGGCGGCCGAGGCACTCGAGCCCGCTGAGGCGTGCACCACGGTCGACCACCCGAACCTCGCGGCCTGGCGCCACGTCCTCGCCGAGCTGCGCTCGAACCCGGCCCGCACGGCATACGCGGTCTATGTCGCCGACCTCGAGGACCCCGTGACCTCCGAGGCCGACGCCGCCCTGCGCGCCCTGCTCTGAGCACCGCTGCGCCCACCCGCGGTGACAAACTGACAGCAAGTCACCGTAGACCGCGAGAAAACTCTGTGGCAGGGTCGTGGCCGCGGGTCAAGGGGGATCCGCGGTCGGCGTCACGGCGCCGGCGACACCTGCCTGCGGAGGTCTGCTCGATGCGTCTACCGTCCCGCTCCACCCTCGTCGTCTCCGGCCTGGCCGCCGCCGTCGCCCTCTCCGGGTGCGTCGGAGCCAAGAGCGCCGAGGACGCCAGCGATCCCAATGCCAACGCAGACGCCAAGGAGGTCACGCTCGTCATCAGCTCCAACGGAGTCGTGGGCGGCAAGAACTCGGCCGAGGCGAGCTGGATCTCGGAGAAGGTCATCCCCGCGTTCGTCGAGGCCCAGAAGGCCAAGGGCGTGACCGCCAAGGTCACGTTCAACGGCGCCGGTGTCGAGGACGAGCAGTACAAGACCAAGCTCGAGCTCAACCTCAAGACCGGCAGCGGTTCGGACGTCTTTGCCGCAGACGGCATCTGGCTCGGGGAGCTGGCCAGCGCGGGCTATGTGAAGCCGCTCGACGACGTGGTCGGCGAGAAGGCCAAGAGCTGGGACGGCTGGTCGCAGATCTCCGAGGCCGTGCAGCAGAACCTGACCTACAAGGACCAGCTCTACGGCATCCCGAACGGCACCGACGGTCGCGTCCTGTACTTCAACAAGAAGCTCTTCGCCCAGGCGGGCCTGCCCACCGACTGGCAGCCGACCTCGTGGGACGAGATCTTCGCCGCCGGTGAGGCCCTCAAGAAGGTCAAGGGCGTCACCCCCATCCAGATCAATGCCGGCGTCCCCATGGGCGAGGCCACCACGGCCCAGGGCTTCCTGCCGCTGCTGGCCGGCACCGGCAAGCCGCTCTACGACGACTCCAGCGGCAAGTGGCAGGGCAGCACGCAGGGTGTCAAGGACGTCCTCGGCTTCTACGAGAAGCTCTACGGCACCGGCCTCGGCGACCCCCGCATGCAGCAGGACAAGGCAGGGCGCGACCAGTCCTTCGCCGAGTTCAGCAAGGGCAAGATCGGCATCCTCGCCGAGGGCGACTACTTCTGGCGCTCGGTCATCTGCCCCGACAAGGAGAACTGCGCGACCACGTCGATGCCCGACCGCAACGAGGTGGTCGGCTGGGCCAAGATCCCGGCGAAGCAGCCCGGTGCGGGCGTGAACGGGCAGGACTTCGTCAGCGGCTCCGGCGGTGCCGGCTGGATGCTCAACCCGAAGACGAAGTACCCGCAGCAGGCGTGGGAGCTGATGGCCTTCATGGCGTCGAAGGATATGCAGACCGAGCTGTCGAAGGCCCAGATCCGCATCTCGGCGCGCGCGGACGTCAACGCCGAGACCCTCAAGGACGACCCGCTGCTGAGCTTCATCTCCTCCGAGGTCCTGCCGCTGACGACCTACCGGCCGTCCGACGAGAAGTACAACGAGGTCTCGCTCGCCATCCAGCAGGCCACCGCCGACGTGGTCTCGGGCAAGAGCCCCGACGAGGCCGCGAAGACCTTCGCGTCGTCCTTGGAGAAGGCCGTTGGTGCAGACCGCGTCGCAAACAGCTGACCTCCGGCCGGCCCCGGAGACCGCTCCGGGCCCGCCCGGCGGGTCCTCGACGACCCGCCGACGCCGCGCCCGGCACGACAGCGACGTCGTCGGTCTCGGCCGGGGCCGCGCCATGGCGTTCGTCGCGCCGGCGATGGTCCTGGTCGGGGTGTTCCTCGTCTTCCCCGCAGCCTGGACGCTCTACCTCGGCCTCCTCGAGTACAGCCTCACCGGCACCGGTGCGCAGGCCCCCGTCTTCGTCGGGCTCGGCAACTACACCAGCGCCCTGTCCGACCCGGCGTTCCTGAAGTCGCTCTGGCTGACCCTGCTGTTCGTCGGCGGCTCGGCGGTGCTGGGGCAGAACGTCCTCGGCTTCGCCCTGGCGTGGTTCCTCAGCGGCGCCCGGCGAGCGGTGCGCGCCACGGTCACCGTGCTCGTCCTGCTGGCGTGGATCCTGCCCGGCTCGGTCGTGGCCTTCCTCTGGCAGGCTCTGCTCGACCGCCGCAACGGCACCCTCAACGCGCTGCTCGGCACCACCGACATGGCATGGGCACTCGACCACCCGATGGCGGTCATCGTCATCTTCAACATCTGGCGCGGCACGGCGTTCTCGATGCTGCTCTACACCGCCGCGCTCGCCACCGTGCCGCGCTCGCACCTCGAGGTGGCCCGGATGGCCGGCGCCAGCCGGTGGCAGCAGCTGCGCGACGTGGTGCTCCCGACCGTCAAGCGGCACGTGCTCACGAACACGCTGCTGATCACCCTGTGGACCTTCAACGACTTCTCGCCCTACCTGCTGACCGGGGGAGGGCCGAACCGGGAGTCGGAGATCCTGCCCGTCTACATCTACAAGGAGGCCATCATCGGCGGCCAGCTCGGCTACGGCTCGGCCATCTCGCTGCTGCTGCTCCTGGCCAACCTCGTCATCGCGGTGGCCTACATCCGGCTGCTGCGCACCCGTGAGAAGGCAGCGTCATGAGCACCGCGACCAGTCCCGGCGCCGCCCGGGCAGCGGTGTGGCTCGTCGCCGGGAAGGCCGTGACGTATGCCGCGCTGTGCCTGCTCGTCGTCTTCTTCGCCCTCCCGCTCCTGTGGCTGGTGCTCACGCCGTTCTCGCCCGCACCGTCCTACCGGGCGAGCCTGTCGGGCTTCACCCTCGCCAACTTCGAGGACCTGCTGGCCAACCCGCAGACCTGGCCCTCGATCCGCAACTCGCTGGTCCTCGCGGTGGGCTCGGCGGTGCTGGTCATCGCGCTCTCGGCACTGGCAGCCTATGCCCTCAGCCGGGTCCGGATCCCCGGCCGCGACCAGCTGCTCTACGCGCTGCTGCTGCTGAGCTCGATCGTCACCGGCACGGCGGCGATGGTGCCGATCTTCCTCATGCTCTTCCAGCTCGGCCTCATCGACCGGCAGGTCGGGGTGGTGCTGGTGATGAGCGGCGGCCTGCTGCCTGCAGCGGTGTTCATGCTCAAGGACTTCGTCGACTCCATCCCGCGGTCCTACGAGGAGTCGGCGCGCGTCTTCGGCGCCTCGCCGAGCCAGATCCTGCGGCATGTCGTGCTGCCCGTCATCCGGCCGGGCATGGCGACCGTCGGTGTGTGGGCGCTCGTGCAGGTGTGGGGCAACTTCCTCGTCCCCTACGTGCTGCTGTCGAACCCGTCGAAGCAACCGGCGGCCGTGGTCATGTACACGTTCTACGACGCCGGTGGGCAGCCCAACTTCGCGCTGATCTCCACCTTCGCGCTCGTCTACTCCGTGCCGGTGGTGGCGCTCTACCTGTTCGTCAACCGCCGGTACGGCTTCGCCTTCCAGGGAGGAATCAAGGGCTGATGGCATCCGTGACGATGACCGGGCTGGTCAAGGAGTACCCCAACGGCGTCCGCGGCGTCGACGGGGTCGACCTCGAGATCGCCGACGGCGAGTTCTTCGCCCTGCTCGGGCCCTCGGGCTGCGGGAAGACGACCCTGCTGCGCACCCTTGCGGGCCTGGAGGTCGCCACGGAGGGCGGCATCCACATCGGCGAACGTGACGTGACCACCATCGAGCCGGGCGAGCGTGACGTGGCCATGGTGTTCCAGGACTACGCCCTGTTCCCGCACATGACGGTGACCGACAACATCGCCTACCCGCTGCGGATCCGGAAGATGGGCCGCGAGGAGCGGGGCGCCCGGGCGCTCGAGACCGCCGACGGGCTGAGTCTCGCGGCACTGATGGAGAGACGACCGGCTCAGCTGTCGGGCGGGCAGCAGCAGCGGGTCGCCCTGGCCCGGGCCATCGCCTGCCACCCGCAGGTGTTCCTCTTCGACGAGCCGCTGTCCAACCTCGACGCCCGCCTCCGCCTGGAGGCGCGCACCTTCCTCAAGCAGCTGCAGAAGTCCCTCGGCGTCACCACGGTGTTCGTCACCCACGACCAGGCGGAGGCGCTTGCCATGGCCGACCGGATGGCCGTCATGGAGGGCGGCCGGATCCGTCAGGTCGGCACGCCGCGCGAGGTCTTCCAGCGGCCGGCGAACACCTTCGTGGCGAACTTCATCGGCGCCACCCCCATGAACCTGCTCGACGCCCAGGTCGTCGGAGGCGAGCTCGACTTCGGCGGCTTCCGGCTGCCGGTGCCCGACGGCGCCGGCGCCGTGGCCGAGGGCGACAAGGTCGTCTACGGGGTGCGCCCGGAGTACGTGCGGGTGGTCACCGGACCGCAGGACGGGGCCGTGCTCGGCGAGGTGAGCGCCGTCGAGAACCTCGGCGTCAGCGTCCTCGTCACCGTCGAGGCGGGCGAGCAGTCCATCCGGGCGGTCGTCCCCGAGTCCGACGAGCCCGAGATCGGTGACTCGGCCCACCTCGCGCCCTCGCCCGGACGGGTGCTGCTCTACCGGGCCGACGGCGACGGCGAGCTGATCGGGTCGTGACCCGCTTCACCGGCCGGTGGACCCCGGACCACCGGGCCGAGTCGGTGTGGCACTACGTCTCCTTCGAGGTGCCCGACCGGTGCCGGGGGCTGCGCCTGACGCTCGACTACGACCGGTCCCACGGCCCGTCGGGGGTGCTCGACCTCGGGCTCGTGGACCCGCAGGGCTGGCGCGGCTGGTCCGGTGGCGCGCGCAGCGTGGTCGAGGTCGGTCCGTCGTGGTCGACCCCCGGCTACCTCGACCGGGGCCTGCCGCCCGGCCACTGGCAGGTCGTGCTCGGGCTGCACCGCCTGCCCGACGCCGGGCTGGAGTGGTCGCTCGAGGTCGACCAGGTCGATGTCGGGGGCGCCCCCGCGGCCACCGCCCCTGCCCCGGTGCCGCCGTCCGAGCGCCGGAGGCGCCGAGCGCTGCCGGCGACCGATGGCCTCACCTGGCTGGCTGGGGACTGCCACGCGCACACCCACCACTCCGACGGTTCGCTCGCGGTCGACGCGCTGGCCAGCCTCGCAGCCGGCGCGGGCCTGGACTTCCTCTGGGTCACCGACCACAACACCACCAGCCACCACCCCCTGCTGGCCGACGCCGGCCGACGGCACGGCGTCGCGCTCCTCCCCGGGCAGGAGGTCACCACCGCCGACGGACACGCCAACGCCTTCGGCGACATCGGCTGGGTCGACTTCCGCCGGCCGGCGGTCGAGTGGGTGGCGGTGGTGCAGGAGCGCGGCGGCCTGCTGTCGGTCAACCACCCGGTCTCCGGCGACTGCGCGTGGCGCCACCCCCTGGCGGAGCCACCGCCGCTCGCCGAGGTCTGGCACTGGCCCTGGACCGACCTCGCTGACGGTGGTCCGCTGGCCTGGTGGGCTGCGGCCGGTCGCCCGACACCCGTGGGGGGCAGCGACTGGCACCGCCCCGCACACGGCGCCGCGCCGGGCTCGCCCACGACCTGGGTGGCCTGTGCCGACGGCGACGTGCTCGGCGGGATGGCCGCCGGGCGCACCGCCGTCTCGGCCGGCCGCGACGCTCCCGTGCTCCTGCACGTGGGTGACGAGTGGGTGGCCGTCGACGCCGACGGGGCCATGCTGGTGTGCCCGGACGGGCGACGGTCGCCCGTGCGCGGAGAGTGCCACACCTTCACCGGCCACGACGGCCCGCACCTGCTCGAGCGCAGCGACCGCGGCATCGTGTCCGTCGCCGCCTGAGCCCACCCGCACCCGAGCCCCACCTTCCACCTCGCCCCCGCCCTCCGCCCGCTCCGACCCGAAGGAGACCCCATGCACGACGACCGCCTGCTCATCGAAGGACGTCTGGCCCGCACGCTCCAGCGGGTCGAGGACGCCGTGTGGTCCGCGCCGGTGGAGGTCGACCTCGCGAGCTGGGAGGCCCCCGGCGAACCGGTGCCGGTGGGGGAGGGGCTCGCCGCGGCATACGAGCCGGTGCACGTCGGCCAGCGCTGGGGGGCGCCGTGGGGCACGACGTGGTTCCGCGTGCGTGCCCAGGTGCCGCAGTCGCACGCCGGGCGGCCGGTCGATCTGCGCCTCGACCTCGGCTTCGACCCCGACCGCACCGGGTTCCACGTCGAGGGACTGGTCTACCGGGCCGACGGCTCGCCGGTGAAGGGGCTGAACCCGCGCAACCAGTGGGTGCGGGTCGTCGACGAGGCCGTCGGCGGCGAGGAGGTGGAGCTGTACGTCGAGGCCGCGTCGAACCCGCTCCTGCTCGGCGGTGGCGGGTTCGACTTCCGGCCCTCACCGCTCGGCGACCCCGGGACGGCAGGCCGCGAGCCCCGCTACCGCGTCGAGCGCGCCGAGCTCGCCGTCTTCGAGGCCGAGGTGTGGGAGCTGCAGCAGGACCTCGAGGTGCTGGGCCAGCTGGCGGCCGAGCTGCCGCTGGAGGACGCGCGCCGGTGGCAGGTGCTCCGCA
This Knoellia sp. p5-6-4 DNA region includes the following protein-coding sequences:
- a CDS encoding vanadium-dependent haloperoxidase encodes the protein MGRAAQSCAGAGQPSRRVFIAGGAALGATALGAATWGAAPAAADAAAGPQAAVERLSPEWASAWVQTCYDLTWREGPSPTQAARCYHYLALAMYEACVGGMPRHRSLGGQLTALGPLPRPSGAIDWPVALSASALAVARAVYATAAQANRDTLDALHAVQVAQRRAAGVHRGTVANSLRHGQAVGGAIARWLAEDGSAAIAGRAYTPPVGESLWEPTHPNYRPAVEPYWSQVRPMVLRSADEVRPIDHVPFSTEPGSAFWQQADTVYQTSKTLTDEQRAIARFWTDNPLLSGLPSGHWMLTVAQVARARGLSLADTLEAYARLGVTLHDAFLNCWTWKYRFNLLRPSTYVRRHIDPEWVTFVNSPQFPEYTSGHSVASRAASTVLTEMLGSFAYVDDSHRDRGLPARSFDSFHHAANEAAQSRLYGGIHFPMGIENGKAQGDHVGALVLARLRTRK
- a CDS encoding extracellular solute-binding protein encodes the protein MRLPSRSTLVVSGLAAAVALSGCVGAKSAEDASDPNANADAKEVTLVISSNGVVGGKNSAEASWISEKVIPAFVEAQKAKGVTAKVTFNGAGVEDEQYKTKLELNLKTGSGSDVFAADGIWLGELASAGYVKPLDDVVGEKAKSWDGWSQISEAVQQNLTYKDQLYGIPNGTDGRVLYFNKKLFAQAGLPTDWQPTSWDEIFAAGEALKKVKGVTPIQINAGVPMGEATTAQGFLPLLAGTGKPLYDDSSGKWQGSTQGVKDVLGFYEKLYGTGLGDPRMQQDKAGRDQSFAEFSKGKIGILAEGDYFWRSVICPDKENCATTSMPDRNEVVGWAKIPAKQPGAGVNGQDFVSGSGGAGWMLNPKTKYPQQAWELMAFMASKDMQTELSKAQIRISARADVNAETLKDDPLLSFISSEVLPLTTYRPSDEKYNEVSLAIQQATADVVSGKSPDEAAKTFASSLEKAVGADRVANS
- a CDS encoding sugar ABC transporter permease; translation: MQTASQTADLRPAPETAPGPPGGSSTTRRRRARHDSDVVGLGRGRAMAFVAPAMVLVGVFLVFPAAWTLYLGLLEYSLTGTGAQAPVFVGLGNYTSALSDPAFLKSLWLTLLFVGGSAVLGQNVLGFALAWFLSGARRAVRATVTVLVLLAWILPGSVVAFLWQALLDRRNGTLNALLGTTDMAWALDHPMAVIVIFNIWRGTAFSMLLYTAALATVPRSHLEVARMAGASRWQQLRDVVLPTVKRHVLTNTLLITLWTFNDFSPYLLTGGGPNRESEILPVYIYKEAIIGGQLGYGSAISLLLLLANLVIAVAYIRLLRTREKAAS
- a CDS encoding carbohydrate ABC transporter permease, which produces MSTATSPGAARAAVWLVAGKAVTYAALCLLVVFFALPLLWLVLTPFSPAPSYRASLSGFTLANFEDLLANPQTWPSIRNSLVLAVGSAVLVIALSALAAYALSRVRIPGRDQLLYALLLLSSIVTGTAAMVPIFLMLFQLGLIDRQVGVVLVMSGGLLPAAVFMLKDFVDSIPRSYEESARVFGASPSQILRHVVLPVIRPGMATVGVWALVQVWGNFLVPYVLLSNPSKQPAAVVMYTFYDAGGQPNFALISTFALVYSVPVVALYLFVNRRYGFAFQGGIKG
- a CDS encoding ABC transporter ATP-binding protein — encoded protein: MASVTMTGLVKEYPNGVRGVDGVDLEIADGEFFALLGPSGCGKTTLLRTLAGLEVATEGGIHIGERDVTTIEPGERDVAMVFQDYALFPHMTVTDNIAYPLRIRKMGREERGARALETADGLSLAALMERRPAQLSGGQQQRVALARAIACHPQVFLFDEPLSNLDARLRLEARTFLKQLQKSLGVTTVFVTHDQAEALAMADRMAVMEGGRIRQVGTPREVFQRPANTFVANFIGATPMNLLDAQVVGGELDFGGFRLPVPDGAGAVAEGDKVVYGVRPEYVRVVTGPQDGAVLGEVSAVENLGVSVLVTVEAGEQSIRAVVPESDEPEIGDSAHLAPSPGRVLLYRADGDGELIGS
- a CDS encoding CehA/McbA family metallohydrolase, coding for MTRFTGRWTPDHRAESVWHYVSFEVPDRCRGLRLTLDYDRSHGPSGVLDLGLVDPQGWRGWSGGARSVVEVGPSWSTPGYLDRGLPPGHWQVVLGLHRLPDAGLEWSLEVDQVDVGGAPAATAPAPVPPSERRRRRALPATDGLTWLAGDCHAHTHHSDGSLAVDALASLAAGAGLDFLWVTDHNTTSHHPLLADAGRRHGVALLPGQEVTTADGHANAFGDIGWVDFRRPAVEWVAVVQERGGLLSVNHPVSGDCAWRHPLAEPPPLAEVWHWPWTDLADGGPLAWWAAAGRPTPVGGSDWHRPAHGAAPGSPTTWVACADGDVLGGMAAGRTAVSAGRDAPVLLHVGDEWVAVDADGAMLVCPDGRRSPVRGECHTFTGHDGPHLLERSDRGIVSVAA